In Cicer arietinum cultivar CDC Frontier isolate Library 1 chromosome 7, Cicar.CDCFrontier_v2.0, whole genome shotgun sequence, a single window of DNA contains:
- the LOC101506039 gene encoding uncharacterized protein yields MEMAQARKRTRPQATLSIEPSTNKRKNLNNNNNILPPSSFSPTTEESCSDESPASCCSSNESLYLNENRILNFSDPEVENAQVQTSTRDCTDDDDQIIRRRREMSRLSELRPNSPEVDSVKDKPQKMPTESELDEFFASAEKDIQKRFQHKYNYDIVKDMPMEGRYEWVEIKP; encoded by the exons ATGGAAATGGCTCAAGCGAGAAAAAGAACAAGACCTCAAGCTACATTGTCCATTGAACCTtcaacaaacaaaagaaaaaacctcaacaacaacaacaacatcttGCCGCCATCCTCATTTTCTCCCACGACGGAGGAAAGCTGCTCCGACGAATCCCCGGCGTCTTGTTGTTCGAGTAACGAATCCCTTTACCTCAATGAAAATAGGATCCTCAATTTCTCAGATCCAGAg GTTGAAAACGCGCAAGTTCAAACGTCGACGCGCGACTGTACTGATGATGATGACCAAATTAtaag GAGGAGGAGAGAGATGAGTCGCTTAAGCGAGCTTCGACCCAATTCGCCAGAGGTTGATTCAGTAAAGGATAAGCCGCAAAAGATGCCAACTGAATCTGAACTCGATGAATTCTTTGCTTCCGCCGAGAAAGACATTCAGAAACGCTTTCAACACAA GTATAATTACGATATTGTGAAGGACATGCCTATGGAAGGACGTTATGAGTGGGTTGAAATAAAGCCTTAA
- the LOC101506355 gene encoding uncharacterized protein produces the protein MAQWSRSAAGHLRTLEANRQYLSALRRSHYHTIQAIPRECTGSKVAARDRMQGRIPAVVFFQNLLDKNSDSRSTSRKHLLTVEKKQIKAVLNEIEVPFFCSTRFPLQIRAGSGSTHLLETGTVLPIKIHRDEESGNILNLVFVWAEDGTELKVDVPVVFKGEDVCPGLQKGGVLNKIRTSLKYLCPSEHIPSKIEVDISKLDIEDKIFMRDIEVHPSLKLLSKNENMPICKIVPTSLGNQAPVAE, from the exons ATGGCACAGTGGTCGCGCTCCGCCGCCGGCCACCTCCGAACATTGGAGGCAAACCGTCAATACTTATCAGCACTCCGCCGTAGCCATTACCACACAATCCAAGCAATTCCGAGAGAATGTACTGGAAGCAAAGTTGCCGCCAGAGATAGAATGCAAGGTCGAATACCTGCCGTCGTTTTCTTCCAGAACCTTCTCGACAAAAACTCCGACTCTCGATCCACGTCGAGGAAGCATTTGCTCACCGTCGAGAAGAAACAGATTAAAGCCGTACTCAATGAAATCGAAGTTCCTTTCTTCTGCTCCACACGTTTTCCGCTACAAATCCGTGCTGGATCCGGATCCACTCATTTGCTCGAAACTGGAACTGTTCTACCTATCAAG ATTCATAGGGATGAAGAGAGTgggaatattttgaatttagtgTTTGTTTGGGCAGAAGACGGTACTGAATTGAAGGTTGATGTGCCTGTTGTTTTCAAAGGGGAAGATGTTTGTCCTGGTCTTCAGAAAG GTGGTGTTTTGAATAAGATCAGAACTAGTCTAAAATATCTTTGTCCATCTGAGCACATTCCTTCAAAAATTGAGGTGGATATCAGCAAATTAGATATTGAAGATAAGATATTCATGCGTGATATTGAGGTTCATCCATCCTTGAAACTTCTGAGTAAGAACGAAAACATGCCGATTTGTAAAATAGTTCCAACAAGTTTGGGAAACCAAGCACCAGTTGCTGAGTGA